A stretch of Bifidobacterium sp. ESL0704 DNA encodes these proteins:
- a CDS encoding nucleobase:cation symporter-2 family protein yields the protein MTSLDGQISFWRGVPFGLQHVMAMFVANLAPIFLVTAAAHLTPSQSAMIIQNGLLVAGLGTCLQLYPLWRVGSRLPMVTGISFTYVAAASAIVGKQGYGALVGAIIVGGLLELVLGLTATFWKKYVPPIVSAIVVTSIGFSLLSTGASSFGGGSGAKDFGSWQNLTLGLISLVACLAFQLLMKGTAKQLSILFGLVVGYIVAIPMGKVDFSGFQNLQVVSLPRFMPFAPTFDAGSIISFALLYVVSSVEVLGDTAALSQVGLNRLPTDKETSGAIAGDGLISAVSGLFGCLPLTSFAQNIGLVAVTKVVNRKVILSGGLILILASFVPGVAQLFNSMPQAVLGGCTIMMFGNIILSGFQMIAEAGFSQRNTTIAALSLTIGIGFTQVGGIFAQFPQLFQSIFATNCIAVSFVVAVILNAVLPSESHFLVNTHNGSGENNTAATKD from the coding sequence CTGACCAGCCTCGACGGGCAGATCTCCTTCTGGCGCGGTGTCCCCTTCGGCCTGCAACATGTCATGGCGATGTTCGTCGCCAACCTCGCACCGATTTTCCTGGTGACCGCCGCCGCTCACCTGACGCCGTCACAATCGGCGATGATCATCCAGAACGGCCTTCTGGTGGCGGGCCTCGGCACCTGCCTGCAGCTCTACCCGCTCTGGCGCGTCGGCAGCCGACTGCCCATGGTCACCGGCATCTCCTTCACCTACGTCGCCGCCGCAAGCGCCATCGTCGGCAAGCAGGGTTACGGGGCACTTGTGGGAGCCATCATCGTCGGCGGACTGCTTGAGCTGGTACTGGGGCTGACTGCGACCTTCTGGAAGAAATACGTGCCGCCAATCGTCTCCGCCATCGTCGTAACCTCAATCGGCTTCTCCCTGCTTTCCACGGGTGCTTCCTCGTTCGGCGGCGGCTCCGGGGCCAAGGACTTCGGCAGCTGGCAGAACCTTACGCTAGGTCTCATCTCGCTGGTCGCCTGCCTCGCCTTCCAGCTGTTGATGAAAGGGACAGCCAAGCAGCTTTCCATCCTCTTCGGCCTGGTCGTGGGCTATATCGTCGCCATACCGATGGGCAAGGTCGACTTCTCCGGCTTCCAGAATCTGCAGGTCGTCAGCCTTCCGCGGTTCATGCCGTTCGCTCCGACCTTCGACGCCGGTTCCATCATCTCCTTCGCACTGCTTTACGTCGTTTCCTCCGTTGAGGTCTTGGGCGACACCGCGGCGCTCTCACAGGTCGGTTTGAACCGTCTGCCGACCGACAAGGAGACTTCTGGAGCCATCGCCGGCGACGGCCTGATCTCCGCCGTTTCCGGCCTGTTCGGCTGCCTGCCGCTGACCTCATTCGCCCAGAACATCGGGCTGGTCGCGGTCACCAAGGTGGTCAACCGCAAGGTCATCCTTTCCGGCGGACTCATCCTCATCCTCGCCAGCTTCGTGCCCGGTGTGGCGCAGCTGTTCAACTCCATGCCACAGGCGGTGCTCGGGGGCTGCACCATCATGATGTTCGGCAACATCATTCTCTCCGGCTTCCAGATGATCGCCGAGGCGGGATTCAGCCAGCGCAACACCACCATCGCGGCGCTCTCCCTGACCATTGGCATCGGGTTCACGCAGGTCGGCGGCATCTTCGCCCAGTTCCCGCAGCTCTTCCAGTCGATCTTCGCCACCAACTGCATCGCGGTCTCGTTCGTGGTCGCCGTCATCTTGAACGCCGTGCTTCCCAGCGAATCGCATTTCCTAGTCAACACACACAACGGTTCCGGCGAAAACAATACCGCAGCAACCAAAGACTGA
- a CDS encoding ArgE/DapE family deacylase yields MNEQEAMDLLRKFVGLHTENGNEKVVADEIKAIFDKAGVPCKVLPLEDDPTRANLVAELGHGEPILGLTGHMDTVSAQQEGWKTDPFKLTEDGDLVYGRGVTDMKAGLAAMVIAMLNLKKHEEQMHGTVRFLVTAGEEVGMPGATALQKQGYMKGVGALLVGEPSGYNIVYATKGELNLNIAMKGKAAHSSTPAAGINAVENLIEFLDTISKRIKDAAAGKSNPDLGDTVFNIDVIRGGQQVNAIPESASAEINMRIIPEFSNKEILAVLDDEVAKFNDSHKATVSYEVGMDIVPAIGPKDAKLAKIVKSVGERHLKEQGKPAEIPMFGVSGGTDGSVLLLDSPKDTAYVMFGPGNDTMHCVNESLPKAMYLDFIGIYDDIINEYMGIGK; encoded by the coding sequence ATGAACGAGCAAGAAGCCATGGACCTGCTGCGCAAGTTCGTAGGGCTACATACCGAAAACGGCAACGAGAAGGTCGTAGCTGATGAGATCAAGGCGATTTTCGATAAGGCCGGCGTGCCCTGCAAGGTTCTGCCGCTTGAGGACGATCCGACCCGTGCCAACTTGGTCGCCGAACTCGGGCACGGTGAGCCGATTCTTGGATTGACTGGGCATATGGACACCGTCTCGGCCCAGCAGGAAGGCTGGAAGACCGATCCGTTCAAGCTCACCGAAGACGGCGATCTGGTCTACGGTCGCGGTGTGACCGATATGAAGGCCGGTCTTGCCGCCATGGTCATCGCCATGCTCAATCTCAAAAAGCATGAGGAGCAGATGCACGGCACCGTGCGCTTCCTGGTCACGGCCGGTGAAGAGGTCGGTATGCCGGGTGCCACCGCACTTCAAAAGCAAGGGTATATGAAAGGCGTCGGGGCGTTGCTTGTCGGCGAACCTTCCGGCTACAACATCGTCTACGCCACCAAGGGCGAGCTTAATCTGAACATCGCGATGAAAGGGAAGGCCGCGCACAGCTCCACTCCGGCCGCAGGCATCAACGCAGTGGAGAATCTGATCGAATTCCTCGATACCATTTCCAAGCGCATCAAGGACGCAGCGGCCGGAAAGAGCAACCCGGACCTCGGCGACACCGTCTTTAACATTGACGTCATCCGAGGCGGTCAGCAGGTCAATGCAATCCCTGAGTCCGCCAGTGCCGAAATCAACATGCGTATCATCCCCGAGTTCAGCAACAAAGAGATTCTCGCTGTTTTGGACGATGAAGTGGCGAAGTTCAACGACAGTCACAAGGCCACCGTCTCCTATGAGGTCGGTATGGATATCGTTCCTGCGATCGGCCCGAAGGACGCCAAGCTTGCCAAGATCGTCAAGTCGGTGGGGGAGCGCCATTTGAAGGAGCAGGGCAAGCCTGCCGAGATTCCGATGTTCGGCGTGTCCGGCGGTACCGACGGCAGCGTGCTCCTACTCGACAGCCCGAAGGACACCGCCTACGTGATGTTCGGGCCAGGCAACGATACGATGCACTGCGTCAACGAAAGCCTGCCCAAGGCGATGTATCTCGACTTCATCGGCATCTATGACGACATCATCAACGAATACATGGGCATCGGCAAGTAG
- a CDS encoding aldo/keto reductase, translating to MTILTDTYTLNNGVKIPKIGFGTWQIPDGEVAYDSVRMALDAGYRHVDTACVYGNERSVGRAIRESEIARDEIFVTSKLPAEVKTADGVLPHFEETMENLGLDTLDLYLIHAPWPWSHAGHMRMDEENLAVWGEMEKIYQSGRVRAIGVSNFDDHDLKNILDHAEVTPAVNQIQYYVGATEPRNRTFAQSHGLLIEAYSPLATGGLLGSPELKAMAEKYGVSTAQLAIRFCLQNGVLPLPKATHREHIENNADVDFTISDADMDTLNVFTDPNPDNHNPSQR from the coding sequence ATGACGATTCTTACTGATACTTATACGCTCAACAACGGGGTGAAGATTCCGAAGATCGGGTTCGGTACCTGGCAGATTCCCGATGGGGAAGTGGCCTATGATTCGGTGCGGATGGCGCTGGACGCCGGCTACCGCCATGTCGACACTGCTTGTGTGTATGGCAACGAGCGTAGCGTCGGACGTGCCATCCGCGAGTCGGAAATAGCGCGCGACGAGATTTTCGTGACCTCGAAGCTTCCGGCCGAGGTCAAGACGGCGGACGGGGTGCTGCCGCATTTCGAAGAGACGATGGAGAACCTCGGGCTTGATACCCTCGATCTTTATCTCATCCACGCGCCTTGGCCATGGAGCCACGCGGGGCACATGCGCATGGACGAAGAGAACCTTGCCGTGTGGGGCGAAATGGAGAAAATCTACCAGTCCGGCCGTGTGCGTGCCATCGGGGTGTCGAATTTCGATGACCACGATTTGAAGAACATTCTCGACCATGCCGAGGTGACGCCTGCGGTCAATCAGATTCAGTATTACGTAGGTGCCACCGAGCCGCGTAACAGAACATTCGCGCAATCTCACGGCCTGCTGATCGAGGCCTATTCGCCGTTGGCCACCGGTGGGCTGCTCGGTTCGCCGGAACTTAAGGCGATGGCCGAAAAGTATGGGGTCTCAACCGCCCAGCTGGCGATTCGCTTCTGCCTGCAGAACGGTGTGCTGCCGCTTCCGAAAGCCACGCATCGTGAACATATCGAAAACAACGCCGATGTCGATTTCACCATCAGCGACGCGGATATGGACACGCTTAACGTCTTCACCGACCCGAATCCGGACAACCACAATCCCAGCCAACGGTGA
- a CDS encoding MFS transporter, with protein MSKHMSRGAWLVVLGLILAGANLRMPITMMPPLLNDLKAEIGLPTSLAGLLTTIPLLGFALASPLMGKFGAKHGSDKVLVVSLIILSVGSYLRVIPSSWALMVGTAILGIGIAGGNVLLPAVIKDRFPDNIAGMTTLYTMAQVIVASLGTAASGVVASKIGIQSSMAMFALVGPVALIVWIFIAVLNQRRSGSSHIAVDTSFDRPMVDRTPWRSPLAWVILAYFGMQSMLYYSLLTWLPSMWQEAGFSAVAAGNLATLFQLTGMPLTLTVPMIAEHKHGLSIINGIVGGGFALGVLGILVPGANLPLNVVAAALMGMASAAAFSICVIFFQKRTSNAADTARLSGMAQSGGYLLAAVGPVALGALNGLLHTWTPIIVLVLVVIALMFAAGIVVIRHHDIYENV; from the coding sequence GTGAGCAAGCATATGAGCAGAGGCGCATGGCTGGTGGTTTTGGGATTGATACTGGCCGGTGCGAATCTGCGTATGCCGATCACTATGATGCCGCCGCTGCTGAATGATCTGAAGGCCGAAATCGGCTTGCCGACTTCACTGGCGGGGTTGCTGACTACCATCCCGTTGTTGGGATTCGCACTCGCCTCGCCGCTGATGGGCAAGTTCGGTGCCAAACATGGCAGCGATAAGGTGCTCGTCGTCTCGCTGATTATTCTGAGCGTCGGCAGCTACCTGCGCGTCATTCCCTCGTCATGGGCGCTGATGGTCGGAACCGCCATTCTCGGCATTGGTATCGCTGGCGGCAACGTGCTGCTGCCAGCCGTCATCAAGGATCGTTTCCCCGATAACATCGCGGGCATGACCACCCTTTACACCATGGCGCAGGTCATCGTCGCGTCGCTCGGCACTGCCGCTTCCGGCGTTGTCGCCTCAAAGATTGGTATCCAGTCAAGCATGGCGATGTTTGCGCTGGTGGGCCCCGTCGCGCTGATTGTGTGGATATTCATTGCCGTGCTCAACCAACGTCGTTCCGGTTCGTCGCACATTGCCGTTGACACTTCCTTCGACCGGCCAATGGTCGACAGGACGCCGTGGCGTTCACCGCTGGCCTGGGTGATTCTGGCCTACTTCGGCATGCAGTCGATGCTGTATTATTCCCTGCTTACCTGGTTACCTTCGATGTGGCAGGAGGCCGGTTTCAGCGCTGTCGCGGCCGGCAACCTCGCTACGCTCTTCCAGTTGACCGGCATGCCGCTGACGCTGACGGTGCCGATGATCGCCGAACACAAACACGGGCTTTCCATCATCAACGGCATCGTCGGCGGGGGATTCGCCCTTGGAGTATTGGGCATTCTCGTGCCGGGTGCGAACCTGCCGCTCAATGTGGTGGCCGCTGCCCTGATGGGTATGGCGTCGGCAGCGGCGTTCAGCATCTGCGTGATCTTCTTCCAGAAGCGCACCTCGAACGCGGCGGACACTGCGCGTCTGTCCGGCATGGCTCAGTCCGGAGGCTATCTGCTGGCGGCGGTCGGCCCGGTGGCGCTCGGCGCGCTCAATGGTCTTCTGCATACTTGGACACCTATCATCGTGCTGGTCCTCGTGGTCATCGCCCTGATGTTCGCCGCAGGCATCGTGGTCATCCGTCATCATGATATCTACGAGAATGTTTGA
- a CDS encoding GNAT family N-acetyltransferase → MDNELKFRYAGREDVALILKFVRELADYEKMLDEVVADEATLEEWIFDKQKAEVIFACLGDKEIGFALFFHNFSTFLGRAGLYLEDLYVSPEYRGRGYGKAILKQLAKIAVERKCGRMEWCCLDWNKPSIDFYLSLGAEQMSDWTTYRLAGNTLQELAQ, encoded by the coding sequence ATGGACAACGAACTGAAATTCAGATACGCTGGGCGCGAAGACGTCGCGCTGATTCTGAAATTTGTCAGGGAACTTGCCGATTACGAGAAGATGCTGGACGAGGTCGTGGCCGACGAAGCCACGCTCGAGGAGTGGATTTTCGACAAGCAGAAGGCGGAGGTCATTTTCGCCTGTCTCGGCGACAAGGAGATTGGCTTCGCGCTGTTCTTCCATAATTTCTCGACGTTCTTGGGCAGAGCGGGGCTGTATCTGGAAGATCTGTATGTCTCGCCGGAATATAGAGGCCGCGGCTATGGAAAGGCCATATTGAAGCAGCTGGCCAAAATTGCCGTCGAGCGTAAATGCGGTCGTATGGAATGGTGCTGCCTGGACTGGAACAAGCCGAGCATCGATTTCTATCTGTCGTTGGGTGCCGAACAGATGTCCGATTGGACGACGTACAGGCTTGCAGGTAACACGTTGCAGGAACTTGCGCAATAG
- the guaA gene encoding glutamine-hydrolyzing GMP synthase, whose product MAKGPVLVVDFGAQYAQLIARRVREAHVYSELVPHSMPVSEMLAKDPKAIILSGGPASVYEPGAPEIDKTIFDAGVPVLGICYGFQVMANELGGKVDKAALGEYGRTEAVIDDAEGVLAGSPTEQTTWMSHGVAVEEAPEGFKVLAHTQGAPVAAMEDESRKLYGVQWHPEVKHTPLGNELFSTFLHECAGLPSDWDADNIIDTQVKKIREEVGDAEVICGLSGGVDSAVAATLVHKAIGDQLTCVFVDHGMLRKGEAEQVRHDFVEATGIRLIEVDASDEFLTALKGVTEPERKRKIIGEKFIRTFEKAQKQVLQEAGARGKEVKFLVQGTLYPDVVESGGGDGTANIKSHHNVGGLPKDVKFKLIEPLRSLFKDEVRAIGTKLGLPDNIVWRQPFPGPGLGIRIIGEVTKERLDLLREADAIAREEMTKAGLDRDIWQCPVVLLANVHSVGVQGDERTYGSPIVLRPISSDDAMTADWYRLPYDVLATISTRITNECRGINRVVLDCTSKPPATIEWE is encoded by the coding sequence ATGGCAAAAGGTCCAGTGCTTGTCGTTGACTTCGGCGCGCAATACGCCCAGCTCATCGCGCGTCGTGTGCGCGAGGCGCATGTCTATTCCGAATTGGTTCCGCATTCCATGCCGGTTTCCGAGATGCTCGCCAAAGATCCCAAGGCCATCATTCTTTCCGGAGGCCCCGCTTCCGTCTACGAGCCCGGTGCGCCCGAGATCGACAAGACGATATTCGACGCCGGTGTGCCCGTGCTCGGTATCTGCTACGGCTTCCAGGTTATGGCCAACGAACTGGGCGGCAAGGTCGACAAGGCTGCGCTCGGCGAATACGGCAGGACCGAAGCGGTGATCGACGACGCTGAGGGCGTGTTGGCCGGTTCCCCCACCGAACAGACCACTTGGATGAGCCACGGCGTGGCCGTGGAGGAAGCGCCGGAAGGCTTCAAAGTCCTCGCGCATACGCAAGGTGCTCCGGTGGCCGCGATGGAAGATGAGTCGCGCAAGCTTTACGGCGTGCAGTGGCACCCCGAGGTCAAGCACACCCCGCTTGGCAACGAGCTCTTCTCCACGTTCCTGCACGAGTGCGCGGGGCTTCCCAGCGATTGGGACGCCGACAATATCATCGACACGCAAGTCAAAAAGATTCGTGAGGAAGTCGGCGATGCCGAGGTTATCTGCGGGCTTTCCGGTGGCGTGGATTCGGCCGTCGCCGCCACGTTGGTGCATAAGGCCATCGGCGATCAGCTCACCTGCGTCTTCGTTGACCATGGCATGCTGCGCAAGGGCGAGGCCGAGCAGGTTCGTCACGACTTCGTCGAAGCGACTGGCATCCGGCTGATCGAGGTCGATGCTTCCGACGAGTTCCTTACGGCTTTGAAGGGCGTTACCGAGCCTGAGCGCAAACGCAAGATCATCGGTGAGAAGTTCATCCGCACGTTCGAGAAGGCCCAGAAGCAGGTTTTGCAAGAGGCCGGTGCGCGTGGCAAGGAGGTCAAGTTCCTCGTGCAGGGCACGCTCTATCCGGACGTTGTCGAATCCGGCGGCGGGGACGGCACGGCCAACATCAAGTCCCACCATAACGTCGGTGGTCTGCCCAAGGATGTCAAATTCAAGCTCATCGAGCCGCTGCGAAGCCTGTTCAAGGACGAGGTTCGTGCCATCGGCACCAAGCTCGGTCTGCCCGACAACATCGTCTGGCGCCAGCCGTTCCCGGGCCCGGGCCTCGGCATCCGCATTATCGGCGAGGTGACAAAGGAGCGTCTTGACCTGTTGCGTGAGGCCGACGCCATCGCGCGCGAGGAGATGACGAAGGCCGGATTGGACCGCGATATCTGGCAGTGCCCGGTGGTGCTGCTGGCCAACGTCCATTCGGTAGGCGTGCAGGGCGACGAGCGCACGTACGGCTCGCCGATCGTGCTGCGTCCGATCAGCTCCGACGACGCGATGACCGCCGACTGGTATCGTCTGCCCTACGACGTGCTGGCCACGATCTCCACGCGTATCACCAACGAGTGCCGCGGTATCAACCGCGTCGTGCTCGACTGCACCTCCAAGCCGCCGGCCACCATCGAGTGGGAGTGA
- a CDS encoding phosphoketolase, translating into MTSPVIGTPWKKLGKPVSDEALEGVDKYWRTANYLSIGQIYLRSNPLMKEPFTRKDVKYRLVGHWGTTPGLNFLFGHINRLIADHQQNTVFIMGPGHGGPAGVAQSYLDGTYTEYYPKITKDESGLQKFFRQFSYPGGIPSHYAPETPGSMHEGGELGYALSHAYGAIMNNPSLFVAAVVGDGEAETGPLATSWQSNKLVNPRTDGIVLPILHLNGYKIANPSILSRIPDEELHEFFEGMGYEPYEFVAGFDDEDHMSIHRRFADMLEEIFDKICDIKAKAQTDDMDRPTYPMIIFRTPKGWTCPKYIDGQKTEGSWRAHQVPLASARDTEAHFQVLKGWMESYKPEELFDEKGAIKPDVTAFMPKGELRLGQNPNANGGRIREDLKLPDLDAYEVKGVKEFGHGWGQLEATRQLGNYTRDIIKMNPDSFRIFGPDETASNRLQAAYEVTNKQWDNGYLSEQTDEHMAVTGQVVEMLSEHQMEGFLEGYVLTGRHGIWSTYESFGHVIDSMLNQHAKWLEATVRHIDWRKPVASINMLISSHVWRQDHNGFSHQDPGVSSVLLNKTFNNDHVVAEYFPADANMLLAVAEKAFKSTNKINAIFAGKQPAATWLTLDEAREELEKGAAEWKWASTAKNNDEAQIVLACVGDVPTLEIMAASEKLKAFGIKFKVVNVVDTLKLQSPKENDEALSDEEFTDLFTADKPVLFAYHSYAHDIHALIYDRPNHDNFNVHGYKEQGSTTTPYDMVRVNDMDRYELTAEVLRTLDAKKYASDIDKLEKFRTDAFQFAVDEGYDHPDYTGFVYSDVKNQDKEAAAKAAMSTGSDNE; encoded by the coding sequence ATGACTAGTCCTGTTATTGGCACCCCGTGGAAGAAGCTCGGCAAGCCGGTTTCTGATGAGGCTCTCGAAGGAGTCGACAAGTATTGGCGCACCGCCAACTATCTTTCCATCGGTCAGATTTATCTGCGTAGCAACCCGTTGATGAAGGAGCCCTTCACCCGCAAGGACGTCAAGTACCGTCTCGTGGGCCACTGGGGCACCACTCCGGGCCTGAACTTCCTGTTCGGCCACATCAACCGTCTCATCGCCGACCACCAGCAGAACACCGTGTTCATCATGGGTCCTGGCCACGGTGGCCCCGCAGGCGTCGCTCAGTCCTATCTCGACGGCACCTACACCGAGTACTATCCGAAGATCACCAAGGACGAGTCCGGACTGCAGAAGTTCTTCCGTCAGTTCTCCTATCCTGGCGGCATCCCCTCCCACTATGCACCTGAGACCCCGGGTTCGATGCACGAGGGCGGCGAGCTCGGCTACGCGCTGAGCCACGCTTATGGCGCCATCATGAACAACCCGAGCCTGTTCGTCGCGGCTGTGGTCGGCGACGGCGAGGCCGAAACCGGCCCGCTGGCGACCAGCTGGCAGTCCAACAAGCTCGTCAACCCTCGCACCGACGGCATTGTGCTGCCGATCCTGCACCTCAACGGCTACAAGATCGCCAACCCGTCCATTCTTTCCCGTATCCCCGATGAGGAGCTCCACGAGTTCTTCGAGGGCATGGGTTACGAGCCTTATGAGTTCGTCGCCGGATTCGACGATGAGGACCATATGTCCATCCACCGTCGTTTCGCCGACATGCTCGAAGAGATCTTCGACAAGATCTGCGACATCAAGGCCAAGGCTCAGACCGACGACATGGATCGCCCGACCTACCCGATGATCATCTTCCGCACGCCGAAGGGCTGGACTTGCCCGAAGTACATCGACGGCCAGAAGACCGAGGGATCCTGGCGCGCTCACCAGGTGCCGCTGGCTTCCGCCCGCGATACCGAGGCTCACTTCCAGGTCCTCAAGGGCTGGATGGAATCCTACAAGCCTGAGGAGCTCTTCGACGAGAAGGGCGCCATCAAGCCTGACGTCACCGCGTTCATGCCTAAGGGCGAACTGCGCTTGGGCCAGAACCCGAACGCCAACGGCGGCCGTATCCGCGAGGATCTGAAGCTCCCCGATCTCGATGCCTACGAAGTCAAGGGCGTCAAGGAATTCGGCCATGGCTGGGGCCAGCTCGAAGCTACCCGCCAGCTGGGCAACTACACCCGCGACATCATCAAGATGAACCCGGATTCGTTCCGCATCTTCGGACCTGACGAGACCGCTTCCAACCGTCTGCAGGCCGCTTATGAGGTCACCAACAAGCAGTGGGACAACGGCTATCTCTCCGAGCAGACCGATGAGCACATGGCTGTCACCGGCCAGGTCGTCGAGATGCTCTCCGAGCACCAGATGGAAGGCTTCCTCGAGGGCTACGTCCTCACCGGTCGTCACGGCATCTGGAGCACCTACGAGTCCTTCGGCCACGTCATCGACTCCATGCTCAACCAGCACGCCAAGTGGCTCGAAGCCACCGTGCGTCACATCGATTGGCGTAAGCCCGTCGCTTCGATCAACATGCTGATCTCCTCGCACGTCTGGCGTCAGGATCACAACGGATTCTCCCATCAGGACCCGGGTGTGAGCTCCGTGCTGCTGAACAAGACCTTCAACAACGATCACGTTGTGGCCGAATACTTCCCCGCCGACGCCAACATGCTGCTGGCCGTCGCCGAGAAGGCCTTCAAGTCCACCAACAAGATCAACGCCATCTTCGCGGGCAAGCAGCCTGCGGCCACCTGGCTGACCCTCGACGAGGCTCGTGAAGAGCTCGAGAAGGGTGCTGCCGAGTGGAAGTGGGCCTCCACCGCCAAGAACAACGACGAAGCGCAGATCGTGCTCGCCTGCGTCGGCGATGTCCCCACGCTCGAGATCATGGCCGCAAGCGAAAAGCTCAAGGCGTTCGGCATCAAGTTCAAGGTCGTCAACGTCGTTGACACCCTGAAGCTGCAGAGCCCCAAGGAGAACGACGAGGCGCTGAGCGACGAGGAGTTCACCGATCTCTTCACCGCCGACAAGCCGGTCCTCTTCGCGTATCATTCCTATGCGCACGACATCCACGCCCTCATCTATGATCGTCCGAACCACGACAACTTCAACGTTCACGGTTACAAGGAGCAGGGTTCCACCACGACTCCGTACGACATGGTGCGCGTCAACGACATGGATCGTTACGAGCTGACCGCCGAAGTGCTCCGCACGCTCGACGCGAAGAAGTACGCCAGCGACATCGACAAGCTCGAGAAGTTCCGTACTGACGCCTTCCAGTTCGCCGTCGACGAAGGCTACGATCACCCGGATTACACCGGCTTCGTATACTCCGACGTCAAGAACCAGGACAAGGAAGCAGCTGCCAAGGCTGCCATGAGCACTGGTTCCGACAACGAGTGA